AACCAATGGGCACACAGCCCCTCCCTTACTACCTCCTGGGCCAGTGCTAGGATCCACTGTGAGTCAGATGAGGAAGTGggctgggaggaagaggcagaaggCAGCCCTCAGGGGGCTAGCTGGTCAGAAGCGTGTAAGCTGCTCTGGCCTGGCCTTAACCTGGGGTTTCTGGGAGCTGGGCCAGCTGTCTGTGCACCCATGCAGGTGCAGGATGTCTGCAGCAGCTGCCAGGGGCTTCCAGATGCCCCAGCTTTGGCCCCTGAGACATTTTCTCCCTGGCTCTGGGATAGCCTTGTCCTGAAGCCCTCTGTATTCTGGcagagagtgggggtgggggaggaggccTTTGCAGTCTTACGGGACAGACCATCAGGCTGTTTCATGGCACCTGCCTAAGACCCTGGTCTCTCCTCCATTTCTCCTCTGGCACCTAGAACCAAGTCACCCTGAGCCAGCGCCAGAGTTCCTGCCCACTCATGAGTAGGGCAGCATACCCAGGAGATGCTGTTGCAGCTGGACATGGACTTGTATGTAAACACAAGCGCACATATGTGGGGAGGGGTGCAGAATATCGAGATGGGGGCAACATGAGAGTGACCCAAGATGGGCAGTAGTCAACTTGGGGTAGGAGTAGGGGATGCTCACAGAGGCCTCTCCTCTACAATGGTGGCCCAGTCACCATCCAGACCTTGCCAGGTCTAATGCCCTGTGGTCCCCACCCTGCTGCCTGCTCAGCCTGGCGGCATTCCTTTACAGCCTCCTGCCAACAGAGCCAGCCCCCTGCCCCCACGGGTGTCCGTGCCAGAGCAGCATTCCGCAAGCCTGGCTGCATCTCCCCAGCAGAGGCTGAGCAGGGGGGGCCACTCAGCAGTTGTCAGGTCACACGGCTAGAGGGGCACAGTGGGGCCTGAGCCTCTGGCCCCTACTCCTCTGGTCCCTCTGTCTCCTGGTCCTGGGCCAGTCACCTTAGAGGACTTGATCGCTGCAGTTGTAGTCCTGGGTTTTAAATCTCCTGCCCTGGGTGGCCCTATGCAGTATGAGGCCGCCAGGTAGGTATGGGTCCACTGGAGCCAAGTCCTGGAGGCACAGAGCAAAATGAGCCCTGCGCCGCCCTGGGATAGGGATGGGGGACTGGACCAGTTGGGGACCCCAGACTCACCCCCAGGTCAGAACAGCCCAGGCAAGAGGGTGGGGGTGATGAGCGCGGCCGGGGTGCGGGGTTCAGTGGGATTAGCGTGGGATCGCTCAGGGAAGCGGGTGGAAGCCTTTTCTGATCGGATCCGGGGCCCGGCGCGCTCAGCTTCCTAATTTCACGGCAGCTTCCCCTCCGTGGCGCAACCGGAGGGCACCGATGTTTGACTCCCGGACGAACTTCCCGGCAGAAAGGAGGCTCAGCACGGGAGGGTGGGGCCGGGGTCCATCTGCTCGGATGTGAGCAGTGGGGACGGGCTGGGGGCTGGAGCAGGGGCTGGGGGGTGGAGGGCAGCGTGCAGCAGGGCGGGCTGCACGGGGACGGCGCACACCACGCGTGTCCGCGCCCCCCGCCGGCACGCAGGCGGCCTGGCCCTTTAAGCGTCCAGACGGCGGCCCCAGCTGACGCGCGGGCTCCAATCGGCGCCCCGCGCCCCCCGCCCGCCGCGCCCGAGGCTCTGGGGCCGCAGCTGCTCGGCGCTGGACTCGCCGCGGCCCTGCGCCTCCGCCTGCCCGGCCGCGCCCCCGGGGGCCATGGTCGCGGGGCCCTGCGCGGGGGCGGCCCCCAGCGCAGCGCTTCATGGAGCGGCCCCGGCCTGGCCGCCGGGGGCAGCGCGATCCCGCGGGGCCCTGTGAGCCCCCAGCGCCACGGCACCATGGTACGCAGGGCCCTGCCTGTCCCCCCGCTTATCCGCCCACCTGCCAGCTCTGACCTCTCAGGCGCACTGCCCGCGGGCTCTGGTGGAGGGGCTGGAGGGATCTTTCCCCCTCCCCCGGTCTCCTTGCTCCATCTGCTGGGTCCCGCGGGCTGGGAATGCGGCGCTGTGGCGCGGCTTTCGGTGGGGAGTGGGTTAAATTCCTGGGGTGGGGGCGCCGGCGCTCGAGGCTGAGGTCTTGCTAGGCACCGGCGAAGGAGGGCGCTCCCCTGCGCCTGGACGGCGCCGCCCTCAGGCTGGGTAATGGGGGAAAGAGGGAGTCGGATTCCCGCCTGGGCCTTGGGCCACGTGGGCGCTGGAGCCGCCCTGCCTGGGGATTCGGGATGACCCGGGCCAAGGGGGTGTGGGAGGACACCCATAGCTCCAGTACCAactcctgtgtgaccttgggcagatccCCCGCCCTCTCTGGGTCTATTTCCAAGGGAAAGAGGGGAGGTATGTGCACAGAGGAGGCTGGCATAGACACTCCCTCACCAAAAGGAGGAGCCTAGAGGTCATGAGCCTGTGCCCCCTTGCTCAGTCTGGGCCCATCCACTGCTGCCCAGCATAGAAAGAATTGACATGGGAGGGGGTCGCAGATGGACTCCCCAGGTTTCATCATGGGGCTTTCCAGGGAGGCTCTGAGGCAAGGTAGAGAGATGAGGCTTCTCGTCAGTGAGGCAAGGTACCCCTCAGGTGTAGAAGGCTCTGACTTGGGTGAGCAGCCTGGAGAGATGTCCCTGGCACCTGGCCAATCCCCAGCCTGACTTGGGGCAAGGGTTTTAAGGCATGAAACCCCCTGGCAACCAGAGTGCCTGACCACTTCCCTGGTCCTGCATCTTAGCTAGGCTGGAGTGACCTGGACTGCAGCTGGCACAGCCGGAAGGGGAGGGGCACCCATTGCTTCCGGGAACTAGCACATCTGGCTGTGGAGGCCAGCACAGCTGGTGGACATTGTGTGGTAGGGGCCAGACACGGAGGTGGCTGAACCCTGCTGAGGGGCTGCCACTTGTAGACTCGGGCAGCATCTCTGTGCCCAGTCAAGAGAGTCCAATCGGGTCGTGAGGTTTAGGGCCTCCCAAGGGCCAAGGATGGTGCTGGCTTGTCTGAGGGTACCACCTTAGCAATGGAGTATTTGAGGCAGCACTCCCCTCCTTTCCTGCTGAGAGGCCAGAGGGCCAAAGTCAGGCCTCATTTGGCCTAGAGGCCAAAGTGCACATGGGAAGGTTGCCCTTTCCCTGTGGCAAGTGGGCACAGGTGGGCAGTGGAGGGCATTCCATAAAGGGAAAGCAGAGAGATCTGGGGCTCTGTTGCCTGGGGTGGACTTCCCCCAACAGGCCTGGCTTCGGCAAGCCCTTATCTGAGCCACTTCTGCCACTCTTTGGCCCCTGGAGACCCTAAGGAGCCCCTGTTGCAACCCAAGTTGTACCCTGATCCTTCACTGACctgcaggtgcagtggctctagGGAGGAGGAAGCAGGTAGAGGAGGTAGTGGTGAGTGTGGGGAAGCATGACTAGTCCCCAGGTGAAGGGGTGTTCTTGCTTTTTAAGTCATTAAAGGCTCAGAAATCCAGCCATGTGGAGTCTAGCAAGGAAGGGGTGGTCTTAGCAGAGCTGGGAGTCCAGGGGCTCTGGATTGTGGAACCCTCTCattctgagcctcggtttctcCATCTGTGTAGTAGGGTTGGTCCCAGAAGATGAATCAGAATGAGTCAGAGGAGGGAGATGGGAGGGGCTTGGTGCCACATCCCAGTTAGATTGGCCAGGCCTGGACAGCCTGGGACAGAGGGGCAGATGGATGGCTTCTTGGCTGGGGTAAGGGGTGTAGTGGAGAACTCGAGGAAGATGGTAGCCTTGGCCAGGGGCCTGGCCAGACTGGGATGTGAGGGAGCACAGGATGGCTGCTGCCCTGGCCGCTGGGTGTAGGGGGCAGGGTCCAGGGCAGGCCTGGAGACAGGTGGCCCCTGGTGGCTCAGGGAGGCTCCTCCTGAGGCCCAGGGTGGGTTCACTCATTCAGGTGACTGAGAAGAGGAACTcaaccaccaccacccctgcccaGTCCCAGCCTACCCACTGCTGTCCTGGCAATGGAAGGCCTGGcatgggtggggggggggggggcgggtagGCTATGAATGGATGGGGCCAGGATTCATCCCAGGGTCCCCAGGGAGGCGCTGACAGCTATGGAGCTGATAGTTTTGTGGCCATCAAAATACTGTGGCAAGGTACCTCCTGAATTCAGGAGGCTCAGACCTGGCTGGGCAGACCCTGAGGACAGCCAGAACCTGGAACCAGTGGGGCTAGTCCAGCCGGGCTGGTGGTTGGTGGATATTAACTGAACATCTGCACATCACTATGCGATGGTCCTCGTGCAGGGACTGGGCAGGCTGCCTGTCTGTGCTGCCCACCTTTTGGGGAGGCTGCTGTGGTAGAGCTGGGGGTAACTGAGTTGGCCTCTATTCAAGGCAATTCACAGGTGCTGGATGTTGCCCACAGGCCTGATAGTCTGACCCATCAGACTTTGAGGGCCTCCCCTAGGGCTCTGGAAGCCCCAGATGGTGTGACCTCCAAGGCAGGGATTTCCCAGAGCCTGTGGACATGGACCGTACCTGACCTGGGGTCTGGGGGTCTACAGGGAAAAGGGTCTGGGGCAGGCCTTGGGGCCTCTTGCCTGCAAGCATGGTAGGCAGGTTCCACAGCTGTGTCCTTCCACCCCTGCAGAGCCCCTGGGTGAGGGAGAGCTGCTGGGGGCTAGACCTGAGGCTGTGATGAGGGGACCTCACCAGGCAGTGCAGCAGGACCAGAGTAGGGAGAAGGTATAGGCCTGAGGCTGGGTTTCTTCACAGATTTCAACTTCTGTAGCAACTGCACGGCTGTTGCAATGAGGGGTTCCCTCAGGTGCTACCCCTTGGGTTCTGTAGGCAGAGGCTGGGCAGTGAGCAGTGAGCCCAGATTCTGTTCTTGAGGCGTTTGGGGCTGGGCAAGCTTGCTTGTGTTGGTATGTGTGAGTGAATATGTGGAGAGAATCCACAGGGCTGAGGAAACGCTGAAGGAATGCCTGTGGCCCTCCTGGGGTGACCACCTAGTCCTGGTGTGCCTGCGATGGTCCTGGTTCTAGCACTGAAAGCCCTGCACCCAGAAAATGCCCAGGTCCCTGGCAAACCTGGATGGTTGGTCACTGTGGTCTCTCTTTCgtcccctttccttctctttcccttcctgggatgacttttcccatttcacaggAGACCACTCAGAGGCCCAGAAAAGTGACAGGACCTGATCTTCAGCCTCAGAGGGTCACGAGTGGAGTCTGAGCTCTGAGGGCAGCTCACTCAGGCTTGAATTCCTTCCTTGCTAGAGCTTTGGCTCTGTTGCTGTAAAGTGGAGCCACCAGTGATGGGCTGCCTCCTGGATGGCCGGCCACGCTGGGGGTGGTGGTAGGGGAAGGGCGGGCAGGGGCCCACTGGCCTTGACCCACTCCTGTGCCCTCTGTCCCCGCAGTTGCTGGTTGAGAAGACAACTGACTCCCCGGCGGCCGAGTTCTCGCTGGTGGAGGATGTGGCGCTGCACTTTGCCTGCTTGATGGGCCGCCTGAACGAGCAGCGCCTCTTCCAGCCTGACCTCTGCGACGTGGACTTGGTGCTGGTGCCCCAGCGCAGCGTCTTTCCAGCACACAAGGGTGTGCTAGCCGCCTACAGCCAGTTCTTCCACTCACTCTTCACCCAGAACAAGCAGCTGCAGCGTGTGGAGCTGTCCCTGGAGGCGCTGGCACCTGGTGGCCTGCAGCAGATCCTCAACTTCATCTATACGTCCAAGCTGCTGGTCAACGCGGCCAACGTCCACGAGGTGCTCAGCGCCGCCTCGTTGCTGCAGATGGCTGACATCGCTGCGTCCTGCCAAGAGCTGCTGGACGCCCGCTCTCTAGGCCCACCAGGTCCGGGCACTGTGGCCCTGGCCCAGCCGGCTGCCAGCTGCACTCCAGCTGCACCGCCCTACTACTGTGACATCAAGCAGGAGGCCGACACCCCAGGCCTGCCTAAGATCTACGCCCGCGAGGGCCCTGACCCTTACTCGGTGCGTGTTGAGGACGGGGCAGGGACTGCTGGTGGCACCGTGCCTGCCACCATTGGGCCAGCCCAGCCCTTCTttaaggaggagaaggagggtggTGTCGAGGAGGCTGGTGGGCCCCCGGCCAGCTTGTGCAAGCTGGAGGGTGGAGAAGAGTTGGAGGAAGAGCTTGGGGGTTCTGGCACCTACAGCCGCAGGGAGCAGTCCCAGATCATCGTGGAGGTGAACCTCAACAACCAGACACTGCACGTGTCCACGGGGCCAGAGGGGAAGCCAGGTGCCGGGCCAAGCCCGGCCACCATGGTTCTGGGCCGGGAGGACGGGCTGCAGAGACACtcggacgaggaggaggaggacgacgaggaggcggaggaggaagaggaggaagaggaaggtggtggcagtggacgggaggaggaggaggaggaggaagagggtggcagtcagggagaag
The sequence above is drawn from the Rhinopithecus roxellana isolate Shanxi Qingling chromosome 1, ASM756505v1, whole genome shotgun sequence genome and encodes:
- the LOC115899084 gene encoding uncharacterized protein LOC115899084 → MGVLPHPLGPGHPESPGRAAPAPTWPKAQAGIRLPLSPITQPEGGAVQAQGSALLRRCLARPQPRAPAPPPQEFNPLPTESRATAPHSQPAGPSRWSKETGGGGKIPPAPPPEPAGSAPERTWLQWTHTYLAASYCIGPPRAGDLKPRTTTAAIKSSKLIGWGVPGQSLTCVSSCGHLTTLDLAGRSGLKSYLVSTLSAGASPGLVGETRFNPTEVGKNSPGCGSLFQLPGSSPALLVLGTLGLSLVIKPGPRHEPSGTPSLLEAPPQGPPSLNH